The following are encoded together in the Williamwhitmania sp. genome:
- a CDS encoding Wadjet anti-phage system protein JetD domain-containing protein yields the protein MITPKEIKDKAERKYISFLQSLVENRSFEKLVIRGDKSYTKSSLSEFEKEIQQIVNQSKEKKGYGYTLEFQQVRTKSLGIQDLPISIFFDTEKDFLKFLSKEKEAELFKTSVVKIIEAFPELKDWIIKNPIKVINNQPEWESILKVCRYFKQNPKPNLYIRELPIQVHTKFIERNQAVIKELLNILISEHIYNEEKEFEKRFNLKYAESQIRFKVLDRAIAEKFFSGVDDIAVPISQFETLNLPIKKVLVVENKTTLYTTLTLPKMNGSIAIFGSGYSVYNLKHVHWFANLELLYWGDIDVQGFEILSQFRSYFKQPKSILMDFATFEKFFENDLGTQTNIYTSLNLTDSEQKLYEILKTNNWRLEQEKIPFDYVNEFFDKENLAS from the coding sequence ATGATTACACCCAAAGAAATAAAAGACAAAGCCGAAAGAAAATACATTTCTTTTCTTCAATCATTGGTTGAGAATAGGTCTTTTGAGAAACTTGTAATTCGTGGCGATAAGTCATATACCAAATCTTCTTTATCCGAATTTGAAAAAGAAATACAACAAATCGTCAACCAATCTAAAGAGAAAAAAGGATATGGATACACATTGGAATTTCAACAAGTAAGAACAAAGTCGTTAGGAATACAAGACTTACCAATCTCAATTTTCTTTGATACTGAAAAAGATTTTCTGAAATTTTTGAGCAAGGAAAAAGAAGCTGAATTATTCAAAACAAGCGTTGTTAAAATCATCGAGGCATTTCCAGAATTAAAAGATTGGATAATAAAAAACCCCATTAAAGTTATTAATAACCAGCCTGAATGGGAAAGTATTTTAAAAGTTTGTCGATACTTTAAACAAAATCCTAAACCAAATTTGTACATAAGGGAATTGCCAATACAGGTTCATACCAAATTTATTGAACGCAACCAGGCGGTAATCAAAGAATTGCTTAACATTCTGATTTCAGAGCATATCTATAACGAAGAAAAGGAGTTTGAGAAAAGATTTAACCTGAAATATGCCGAATCTCAAATACGGTTTAAAGTTCTTGACAGAGCAATAGCCGAAAAATTCTTTTCGGGAGTTGACGATATTGCTGTTCCTATAAGCCAATTTGAAACATTGAATTTACCGATTAAAAAAGTATTGGTCGTAGAAAATAAAACAACGCTTTATACAACTTTGACACTACCCAAGATGAACGGCTCTATTGCAATATTTGGAAGCGGATATAGTGTTTACAACCTCAAACATGTTCATTGGTTTGCTAATCTTGAATTGCTTTATTGGGGCGACATAGACGTACAAGGTTTTGAAATTTTATCTCAATTCAGAAGCTATTTTAAGCAACCCAAAAGTATATTAATGGATTTTGCAACCTTTGAAAAATTCTTCGAAAATGATTTAGGAACCCAAACAAATATTTATACATCACTTAATTTGACTGACAGTGAACAAAAACTATATGAAATTCTGAAAACAAACAATTGGCGATTAGAACAGGAAAAAATTCCATTCGATTATGTCAATGAATTTTTTGATAAAGAAAACCTCGCTTCATAG
- a CDS encoding WG repeat-containing protein: protein MNPLRTNILLLLVLLASSLTSLGQTVKPTDYLIRFADSLKDECGYKNQNGDTVIPQGKYAICFTDTFRTYAIVLKPNVGFVAIDRNEKTLYEVFPFDNGPDMPSEGLFRIVENAKIGFADSATGRVVIQPQFKCAWPFKHGVAKVSMECTEQLDGEHKTWLSNSWYYIDKTGRRVNKHMGN, encoded by the coding sequence ATGAACCCACTCCGCACCAATATTCTCCTGCTTCTCGTGCTGCTTGCTAGCAGCTTGACAAGCCTTGGGCAGACGGTTAAGCCGACAGACTACCTAATCCGTTTTGCGGACTCCCTTAAAGATGAGTGTGGGTATAAGAATCAAAATGGGGACACGGTTATCCCGCAGGGTAAGTATGCCATTTGCTTTACCGATACCTTTAGAACCTATGCCATAGTTTTAAAGCCTAACGTTGGCTTTGTTGCAATCGACCGGAACGAGAAGACGCTATATGAGGTCTTCCCCTTTGACAACGGACCAGACATGCCATCTGAGGGGCTTTTTAGAATAGTGGAGAATGCTAAAATCGGCTTTGCAGACTCTGCCACGGGTAGGGTTGTTATTCAACCTCAGTTTAAGTGTGCTTGGCCCTTTAAGCACGGAGTTGCAAAGGTCAGCATGGAGTGCACGGAGCAGTTGGACGGGGAACACAAGACTTGGCTTAGCAACAGCTGGTATTACATCGACAAAACGGGGCGGAGGGTTAATAAGCATATGGGAAACTAA
- a CDS encoding type II toxin-antitoxin system ParD family antitoxin yields MERNTSISIGKYFDSFIKSRISSGRYKNASEVVRAGLRLLEEEENKIMVLRDAVQEGIDSGIASDFNPETYLVELKAKKRLNG; encoded by the coding sequence ATGGAAAGGAACACATCAATATCGATTGGAAAATATTTTGACAGCTTTATTAAAAGCAGAATATCTTCAGGCCGATACAAAAACGCAAGTGAGGTTGTTCGTGCTGGATTGCGACTTTTGGAAGAGGAGGAAAACAAGATAATGGTCTTAAGAGACGCAGTTCAAGAGGGCATTGATAGCGGAATTGCTTCTGATTTTAACCCTGAAACATACTTAGTGGAATTAAAAGCTAAAAAGAGGTTGAATGGCTAA
- a CDS encoding type II toxin-antitoxin system RelE/ParE family toxin produces the protein MAKSKFTVQAVNDLTQIWNYTLNKWSEEQADRYYHMLIENCKEVASNPDLGKNYSGVVENLLGFKAGRHIIFYRKIENNEVEITRILHEQMDLENRVIEK, from the coding sequence ATGGCTAAGTCTAAATTTACGGTTCAGGCCGTTAACGACTTAACTCAGATTTGGAATTACACTTTAAATAAATGGTCTGAAGAGCAAGCGGACCGCTATTACCACATGCTCATCGAAAATTGCAAAGAGGTTGCAAGTAACCCTGATTTGGGTAAGAATTATTCAGGAGTTGTAGAAAACTTGTTGGGATTTAAAGCAGGACGGCACATAATCTTTTACCGCAAGATTGAGAATAATGAGGTAGAAATCACAAGAATTCTTCATGAACAAATGGATTTAGAGAATAGAGTAATTGAAAAATAA